In Micromonospora ferruginea, the sequence GCGCGACCCGGACGGACCGGGCGACGATCCGCTCGACCAGCCGGGACACCGCGCCCCGCAGCCCACCGGCGAGTACGGCGTTGTGCCAGGTCACGACCAGCGGCACGGCGGGACGGGCGAGCGCCGCGACCAGGCCGGCGCGCAGCCCGTGCGCGTGCACCACGTCGACCGGCGTGTCCGCCAGCGCCCGGCGCAGCGCGGTGACCGCCCGCGCGTCGGAGGGGGTGGGGGTGGCCGGGATCTCCACCGGGGTGAACCGGGCACCCGCCCCGGTGAAGTCGAACTGGTCCTGGGTGGCGGCCGGCCCGCAGACCAGCACCGTCGCGCCGGCCTCGGTCAGCCCCCGGGCGACGGAGCGGACGTGCTGCCCCACGCCGCCGGTGCTGGAGGCGAGCACCAGGGCGACCGAGCCGGGCCAGCGCGGTGCCGGCGAGGCGTCCGTCATGAGGAAACGGTCTCCTTTCCGTCACCCCGGTCGCCGGGGTGCTGGCCTGCCGACGGGCCGTCGGCCGGGCCGGCCGCTCGCCGGCGCCGCAGCCGGCGGGTCACGGCCGCGAGCAGCGGCCGAAGGTCGCGGGCGTCGGTCAGCCAGGCGACGGCGAGGAACAGGACGCCGACCACGACCCCGGACAGCATGCCCTGCGCGAGGGCCTCGAATGTCGTCGGGGTCCCGCCGGTCGCCCCGGCGAGCCCCCCGGCGGTGGCCGCTCCGCCCGCCGCGGCGACCACGGCGGCCAGCAGCCCGGCCGCGGCGGCCCGACCCAGGCCGGCCAGTGCCCGCGGCCCGGCGGCGCGGCGCACGGCGGCGACCAGCAGCGCGCCGAGCAGCACCATGCCGGCGGACGTGGCAAGCGTCACCGCGAGCACCCGGTCGGCCAGCGGCAGCACCTGGCCGAGCAGGATCGCCAGCACCGGCACGCTCAGCCAGCCGAGCGCGGTGGCGACGGCGGCCGAGCGGGTCTCGCCCCGGGCGTAGAGCGCCCGGGTGAGCACCGCGAACAGCCCGTAACCGAGCAGGCCGGGCGCGAATCCGGCGATCCCGGCGGCGGCGGTGCGGGCGGCGACCGGGTCGGCGAAGAAGAAGTGCCCGACCGGGATCGCGACGCCGACCAGCGCGGCGGCGCCCAGCAGGCTGAACAGCACCACCCCGCGCACCGCCGGGGCCAGGGTGTCGCGGTAGGCGCGCTCGTCGCCGCTCGCCCGGGCCGCCACCAGCGTCGGGTACGCGGCGATCGCGAGCGGCACCGCCAGCACCGCCCAGGGCAGGAAGTAGACGGTCTGGGCCAGGTTGTAGACGACGACGTCGGCGGTCCGGCCGTAGGTGACCTGGTTGAGCGTGACGGCGAGGGCGATCTGCTGCGCGGCCACGGTGACCACCCCGGCGACCACCAGCCCACCGACCCGGGCCCGGGCGTCGGCCGGGAACCGGTAGCCCGGCCGGGGCCGCAGTCGTAGCCGGCGCAGCGGAATCAGCAGCGACAGCGAGAGCACCACCACACCGAGGGTGGTGCCGCCGGCGAGCAGCAGCTCGCCGGCGCGACCGGCCTCGCCGATGGTGGCCCCGAGCCCTTCGACGGCGGTGAAGCTGAGGTAGACGGCGATGACGGTGACGCTGGACAGCAGCGGCGCGATCACCGGCCAGGCGAAGCGCCGGTGCGCCTGGAGCACGCCGGTGAGCACGATCCCCACGCCGTAGAGCGGCAACTGCGGGGCGAACAGCCGCAGCATCCGCGCGCCGGACGCCTGCTGGGCCTCGCTCAGGCCGTGGCCCAGCAGCCCCATCAGCGGGTCGGCGAACACCGCCACCAGCACCGCCAGCGGGACCAGCAGGCTCAGCGTCCAGGTCAGCAGCGCCCCCGTGGTGGCGGCGACCGCCCGCCGGTCGCCCGCCTCGACCGCGCCGGCCAGCAGCGGTACGACCAGACTGGCCAGCGCCCCGCCGGCGACGATCTCGAAGATGAAGTTCGGGACGTAGTTGGCGACCAGGTAGGCGCCGCCCAGGTCGCTGGTGGACAGCGTCCAGGTGAACACGGCGGTGCGCCCGAAGCCGGCGAGGCGGCTGACCACGGTGAGCACGGCGATGAGGGCGGCCGCCCCGGCGACGCGGCCGGCGGCGGCGAGGGGTGCCGGTTTCGTCACGTCAGTCGGCGAGCCGACCCAGCTCGTCGAGGTGTCGCAACCCCGGGGTCCGCGCGATGACCTGGGTGAAGCTGACCTTCTCGCTGGCCGCGGTGAGCGCGGCGAGCACGGCGAGCGTGCCGGCGCGTCCCAGCGGCCCGGTGCGCGCCGCGAGGCTCACCCCGAGCAGCGCGCCGAGCGCGTTGGCGCCGCTGTCGCCGACCATCACCCGCTCGTGCAGGTCGTCGCCGACCAGCCCGGCGGCGGCGCCGACCGCGCCCGCGGCGATGCCGCCGTGCGGGCCGGTGGACAGCGGGACGCCGAGCAGCATGCCGGACTTCAACGCCCGGCCGGGCCGCAGGTCGAGCAGGTTGACCAGGTTGGCCGTGCCGGCCACCACGCCGGCGCCGAGCAGCACGTCCAGCCCTCGGCCGAGCGTGCCGGCGCGCTGCCGGCGGGGGTGCGCGGCGACCCGGGCGTCGGCCGCGAGCAGCATCGCCGCGCCCAGCCCGGCCGCGCCCACCCCGGCGACCTTGACCAGCCCGGCGGTGACCCGCCCGGCGCGCAGCGCGGCGAGGTGCCCGGCGAAGCCCTTGGCCGCCTTCTGCTCCGGGCGCGCGCCGACGACGTCGTCGTAGAGGCCGACCGCGCCCGCGCCGACGCCGGCCAGCAGCGCGGCGGCGCCGGCCGGGGCGCTGCCGGCGCCCAGCGCGCCCGCGGTCGCGGCGCCGACCGCCAGGGCCGGGCCGGCGGCCAGGGTCACGGTGCGGCCCCGGTAGTTGGTGCGCTCCAGCGCCGGCGCGCCGGGCGACGTACGCACCTCCCGTAGCGCGTAGCGGGCGGCCAGCGCCCCCGCGCCCACGGCCAGCAGCCGACCCAGTCTCACGCGACCCCTCCTGATCCGGACTCTCCACGCGACGCGGCACGGACCTTCCGGCCCGGCGCGGTCACTGGGGCAGTTTAGGCAGTCGCGAGGCGGCGTTGTCGCCCACGCCGTACTGGCCGACCTTCTTGCCGCCCACCTGCTCGGCGAGGGCGAGGCTGGTGACCAGTTGGCCCTGCACCGTGTTGGCGTTGTCGACGGTGGAGATGGTCTGTGACAGCGTCGGGTCGCCGCGGACCACGGCCACCACGTTGCCGCCGGTCGAGCCCATGCCGGCGATCACGAGGGCGCCCGCGCGGTCGAACATGTCGGCGATCTTCACGACCGACTCGTCCTTCTTCGCCGAGTCCTTGTCCACGTACGGCTGGCCGGTGACCAGCACCACCGCCTCGGCCGGGCCGGAGATCTTGTCCTCCGGGGTGAGGTAGCCGGCGGCGGCGTACTGCTGGAGCACGCTGCGGCGGTCGGTCTCGCTGACCGCGGGGCTGCCCGCCGGGCGGTCCAGCAGGACGTTGGCCAGCAGCGCGCTGGAGGTTTCCACGCCGTGCCCGTTGCCCGGCAGGTTGGTCGTCGACGCGCTGTTCGGACGGGCGGCGGTGACCGCCAGCTCCAGCAGGTTGTTGTTGCTGTCCGGGTTGATGAACTTGTCCTGCACGTCGACCCGGCCGGTGACGTCGGCGCCGGCGGTGCGGAGCATCTTCACCACGCCCTCGGTCTGGTCCCGCCCGCTGGGCAGGCTGACCACCACCACCCGGCGGCCGGTCAGCTTGCCGGGCAGGACGACCTCGGCCATCTCGGCGGCGAAGTCCTCCTCGGTCTCCAGCTGCTTCTGCATGCTGTTGACCGACTGGCGCATCAGCGAGTTGTCCTTGCGCAGGCCGTTGACGTTCTCCCGGAGCGAGTCGGCGACCGGGCCGTTGAGGGCGGCTGTGCCGACCACCAGGCCGATCGCCAGCGCGAGGAAGACCGCGGTCAGGGACACCACGTGGTAGCGGAAGTTGATCACGCTTGCAGCCTCTTGATCGTCGGGGGAGCTAGAAGAGCTGGCCGAGCTGGAACACGAAATTGTCCCACCATTCGGAGACCACGCCCAGGTACGCCTTCCCGACGGTGGAGACCGCCACCGCCGACGCCATCGCGGCCACCGCCGAGAGGACCAGCAGCAGCAGCGAGGAGCCGGAGATGCTCTGCCGGTAGAGCCGACTGACGCCCTTGGCGTCGACCAGCTTGCCGCCCACCTTCAGCCGGGTGAGGAACGTCGAGGCCATGCCGCCGCGGCCCTTGTCGAGGAACTCCACCAGGGTGGCGTGGGTGCCGACGGCCACCAGCAGCGACGCGCCCTTCTCGTCGGCCAGCAGCATGGCCAGGTCCTCGCTGGTGGCCGCCGCCGGGAACGTGATCGCCGGCACACCCAGGCCGTTGACCCGGGCCAGCCCCGGCGCCCGCCCGTCCGGGTAGGCGTGCACGATCACCTCGGCGCCGCAGCGCAGCACGTCGTCGGTGACCGAGTCCATGTCGCCGATGATCATGTCGGGCGTGTAGCCGGCCTCGACCAGCGCGTCGGCGCCGCCGTCGACGCCGATCAGCACCGGCTTGAACTCGCGGATGTAGGGACGCAGCACGTCCAGGTCGGCCTTGTAGTCGTAACCCCGGACCACGATCAGGCAGTGCCGGCCCTGCACCTGGGTCTGGATCTCCGGCACGCCGACGCCGTCGAGCAGCAGGTCGCGCTCCTGCCGGAGATAGTCCATCGTGTTGGCGGCGAACGCCTCCAACTGCACCGACAGGCCCTCGCGGGCGTCGGCCATCGACTTGGCCACCGTCTCGGCGTCCTGCAACGCGCCGTGCGTCACCGGCTCGGCGCCGACGAAGACCGTGTTGCCCTCGATCCGCACCAGGTCGCCCTCGCGCACCTGCTCGAAGACGCTCTCGCCGAGGTCGTCCAGGAGCGGGATGCCGGCCGCGACCAGCACCTCCGGCCCGAGGTTGGGGTAACGGCCGGACACCGACGGCTTGGCGTTGAGCACCGCGGCGACACCCACCGCGACGAGCGAATCGGCCGCCACCCGGTCCAGGTCGACGTGGTCGATGACCGCGATGTCACCGGGACGCAGGCGACCGACCAGCCGTTTCGTCCGGCGGTCGAGGCGCGCGGTGCCGAGGATCGAGCCCGGTTCCGCGTTCCGGCTCCGGCGCAGTGTGGGTAGACGCATCGTGACCATCCTGGCATGTGGGGCAGGTTCTGCTGTCGCGACATGCCTGAGCAGGGCCGCCTACCCAGGGAAGCACACCGGAGCGCACCCCGGTGTGCTTGCGCTCACAATCGGGGCGTCACGGACGCCTTTCCTTGGCCGCCACGGCCAGGAGTTCCTCGGCATGGGCGATACCCAGATCGGAGTCCGGCAAACCGGCCAGCATGCGGGCCAGCTCCCGGGACCGCTCGGTGTCCTCCACGACCCGCACGCCGCTCGTGGTCACCGCGCCGCCGGTGTCCTTCGCCACCACCAGGTGCCGGTCGGCGAACGCGGCGACCTGCGGCAGATGCGTCACCACGAGCACCTGGTGGCTGCGCGCCAACCGGGCCAGCCGCCGGCCGATCTCCACCGCGGCCTGACCGCCGACACCGGCGTCGACCTCGTCGAAGACCAGCGTGGGCGGCCCGCCCGACCCGGCGAACACCACCTCGATGGCGAGCATCACCCGGGACAGCTCACCGCCGGAGGCGCCCCGCTGCAACGGCAGCGCCGGCGCGCCCGGATGGGCCAGCAGCCGCAGCTCCACCTCGTCGGCGCCGTCCGGGCCGACGCCCGCCTCGGCGCCGTTGACCGGCAGGCTCGGCTCGGCCCGCCCGGCCGGCCGGGGCAGCACCGCGACCTCGATCCGGGCGTGCGGCATGGCCAGGCCGGCCAGCTCGACGGTGACCTGCTCGGCGAACCGCACCGCCGCCTCCTGCCGGGACGCCGACACCCGGCCGGCGAGGTCGGCCACCTCACCGGCCAGCCGCGCCGCCTCCCGGTCCAACTCGTCCAGCAGCTCGTCGGAGGTGTCCAGATCGGACAACCGGGTCCGGGCCCGCTCGGCCCAGGCCACCACGCCGTCGACGTCGTCGGCGTATTTGCGGGTGAGCGCGCGCAGCGCGGCGCGGCGCTCGTAGAGCGTCTGCAGGCGGGCCGGGTCGGCGTCCAGCGCGGTCAGGTAGGTGGACAGCTCGGCGGCCACGTCGGTGACCAGCGTCGCGGCCTCCTCCAGCCGGGCCGCCAGCTCGCCGAGCGCCGGGTCGGTGCCGGCCTGCGCCTCCAGCGTGCGGCGGGCGGTGCCGAGCAGCACGGCCGCGTCCGGGGTGTCGTCGGTCGCCTCCACCCCGCCGGCCACGCACTGCTGCGCGAGCTGGGCCGCGGTGCGCAGCCCCTCGGCGTGCTCCAGCCGCTGCGCCTCCGCCTTCAGCTCGTCGTCCTCCCCCGGCTGCGGGTCGACCCGGGTGATCTCGTCGAGGCCCAACCGCAGCAGGTCGGCCTCCTGGCTGCGCTCGCGGGCGTTGCGCCGGCGGTCGGCCAGGTCGTCGACCACCGCCCGCCACCGCCCGTACGCCTCGCGCAGCCCGTCGAGCAGCTTCTCGTGCTCGCCGCCGGCGAACCGGTCGAGCGCGGCGCGCTGCTCCGCCGGACGCAGCAGGCGCAACTGGTCGGACTGGCCGTGCACGGCCAGCACCTGCTCGCCGACCTCGCCGAGTGTCGCCACCGGCATGCTGCGCCCGCCCAGGTGCGCCCGGGACCGACCCTCGATCGTGACGCTGCGGCTGAGCAGCAGCGAGCCGTCGTCGTCGGGCTCGCCACCGGCGTCGACGATGCGGGCGTGCACCGACTCGGCCACCCGGCCGCGCAGCCGCAGCCGCCCCTCCACCAGCGCGCGGCCTGGCTGGGCCCGCACCCGCCCGGCGTCGGCCCGGCCGCCGAAGAGCAGGCCGAGGCCGGTCACCACCATGGTCTTGCCGGCGCCGGTCTCGCCGGTGATGACGTTCATCCCGCCGGCCAGCGGCAGCGTGGTGTCCTCGATGACGCCCAGTCCGGTGATGCGCAGCTCTTCCAGCACAGCACCCGACAGTAGCCCCGCCGGGTGACAGTTGACCAGCCGGCACGGTGTCCCGCCGACGGCGTGCCGGTCACACCTGGTCGCGGGCGGCCCGACGGTCCACCCGCGACGGCGCCCGTCGGCGGGTGGGTGGTCGGGGCGCCCGGCGTCGCGTCGTCGCCCAGCTCGCGTGCCGCCGCTTCCTCCGGCGGCGGCTCGTCGACCTGTCGGCCCGACCGGGGTCGACACCCGACCGGGCACGGCGCGCCGGTCCGCCCGCCGCGGCCGGCCGCGACGCTCCGGCGCCCCGACCCGTCGCGGCCCGACCACCCCCTGGCCTGAGCCGCGACCCGCGGGCCGCGCGTCGCCCGAGACGGCGGGCCTCACCGCCGCACCCGGACTCACCTCGACGCGGCCCGTACGCCCACCGTAACCCGCGCACCCGCCGAATCGCGTCGTCCTGAGCCGCCGATCAGCGTCGGTTGCCGCGCCAACCCTGCACGGGCAGGTCGAACTTGGCCACCAGCCGATCGGTGAACGGGCGCGCCCGCAGCCGGACGATGCGCACCGGCAACGCGCCCCGGCGCACCGTGACCCGGGCGCCGGGCGGCAGGTCGTAGACCCGCCGGCCGTCGCAGCACAGCACCGCGAGCGTGGTGAACGGGTCGACCGTGATGGCGAACGTGGAGGTCGGCGCGGTCACCAACGGGCGGCTGAACAGCGCGTGCGCGCTGATCGGCACCAGCAGCAGCGCCTCCACCTCGGGCCAGACCACCGGCCCCCCGCCGGAGAACGCGTACGCGGTGGAGCCGGTCGGGGTCGCGCAGACCACGCCGTCGCAGCCGTAGCGCGACAGCGGCCGGCCGTCCACGTCGACGAGCAGCTCCAGCATCTGGGCCCGCTCGCCCTTCTCCACGCTGATCTCGTTGAGCGCCCACGACTCGATGGTCGGCCCGCCGTCGAACTCGGCGGTCACGTCGAGGGTGAGGCGTTCGTCCACGGTGTAGTTGCGCCCGACCACGTCGCGCACCGCGGTGTCCAGGTCGTTGATCTCCGCCTCGGCCAGGAAACCGACCTTGCCCAGGTTGATGCCGAGCAACGGCGCCTTGGCCGGGCGGGCCAGCTCGGCGGCGCGCAGGAACGTGCCGTCCCCGCCGAGCGCGAAGACGATCTCCGCGCCATCGGCCGCCTCCGGGCCGGTCACCGGCACCACCCCGGGCAGGTCGAGGTCGTCGGCCTCCTCGGCGACCACCCGCACCTCGAAGCCGTTGGCGATCAGGTCGGCGGCCACCGCGCGGGCGTGCTCGGTGCTGCGTCGCCGGCCGGTGTGCGTCACCAGCAGCGCGGTCCGACTCACCCGGACACCTCCTCGGTCGTGGCCGCCGTCGCGGCGGCGCCCTGCGGGCCGGCGGCCACCACCGCACGCACCCGGTCGGGGTCGGCGGCCGGCGCGCCCCGCCGCAACCATACGAAGAACTCGACGTTGCCGCTCGGGCCGGGCAGCGGGCTGGCCGCCACGTCGGCCAGGCCCAGGTCGAGACGCGCGGCGGCGGCGGCCACGTCGAGCACCGCCTCGGCGCGCAGCGCCGGATCGCGCACCACCCCACCGGCGCCGACCCGCTCCTTGCCCACCTCGAACTGCGGCTTGACCATCAGGGCCAGGTCACCCTCTGCCGCGGTGCAGGCGGCCAGCGCGGGCAGCACCAGCCGCAGCGAGATGAACGACAGGTCGGCCACCGTCAGCTCGACCGGGCCGCCGATCGCCTCCGGCGTGAGGGTACGCACGTTCGTGCGCTCGAACACCCGCACCCGCTCGTCGGTGCGCAGCGGCCAGGCGAGCTGCCCGTAGCCGACGTCGACGGCCACCACCTCGGCCGCGCCGGCGCGCAGCAGCACGTCGGTGAAGCCGCCGGTGGAGGCGCCCGCGTCGAGGCACCGCCGGTCGGCCACGGCCAGCCCGCCCGGGGCGAACGCGGCGAGCGCCCCGGCCAGCTTGTGGCCGCCGCGCGAGACGTAGTCCTCCGCCGGGTCCTCGCCGGTGACCAGCAACGGGTCGGCCGGGTCGACCATCGCGGCGGCCTTGCGGGCCGGCACTCCACGCAACTGGACCCGACCGGCCTCCACCAGCGCGGCGGCCTGCTCGCGGGAGCGGGCCAGGCCACGCCGGACGAGTTCCGCGTCCAACCGGGTACGACGAGCCATCGGTGTTCGTTCTCCGCCTCTGCTCAGGCCTGGTCGATGCTGGCCAGCGTCTCGCGCAGCGTCTCGTACGCCGCCTCGTACTGGGCGATCTGGTCGGCCGGGGCGAGCGCCTCGGCGTTGGCCATGCCGCGTACCGCGGCGTCCACGGCCGGGTGCGACGCCTCGCCCACCTCCTCGACCGCCGCCGCGCGGATCCCGGGCGGCAGGCCGGGGCGGGCCCCCGGCGGCGGGCCGGGACGCGGCGGCGGGCCGGGCCGGTGGGGCGCGGTCACGACGCGGCCGCCGGGCGCCCGGCGGTCTTCTTCGCCGGCCGGGCCGGCGTGGCGGGCGCCCCGTCGGCCGGCGTGCGGGCCACCGTCGCGGCGGGCTTCTTCGCGATCGCCTTCTTGGCCACCGCCTTCTTCGCCACGGCCTTCGTCGCCGGCGCGGAACCGGCCGGACTCGCGGCACCGGGCCGGCTCCCGGCATCAGGCCGGCTCCCGGCATCAGGCCGGCTCCCGGCGTCAGACCGGCTCCCGGCGTCGGCGGCGGGCGGGGCGGACGTCCCGGCGGCGGCCGGCACCGGGACGGTCCGTGCCTCGCGCAGTTGCCGCTCCAGGTCGTGCACCCGACGGGTCAGCTCGGCGACCTCGTCGGCGGTGGCCAGCCCGACCGCGCCGAGGGCCCGGTCGACCTCGAAGCGGACCAGTTTGGTCAGCGCCTCCCGGTTCGCCAGGCCGGTGGCGACCAGCTCCTCGGCGAGCGACTGGAGCTGACCGGCCGTCACGCCACCCTGGCCGACGACCCGCTTCACCGCGTCCTGCGCCTTCTTCCGGGGCGCCTCCGTCAGGCCCATGGCCAGCTCGAGGTAGGCGCGCCACGCGTCCTGCATGCCTGATTCCTTCCGCGGGGCGGGGTGTGCAGGTGCCACGCTACCGGGCACCTGGGACGCACCGTTGCGGTACGGTGCCCGCAACGGTACGGCTCGTGGTGAGGAGACGATGTGGCCAGCGTGGACGACTGCCGGCAGGCGTTGCAGGACCTGGCCGACCGGCTCGACCGGCACGTCGAGGCACAGGGACGCATCGACCTCGACCGCACCCTGGCCTGCCGGATCACCGACCTGGACACGGCGTTCCACGGGCGTCTCGAAGGCGGCCGGCTGCTCGGGCTGACCGACGGCGACGACCCCAAGGCCAAGATCGCGCTGAGCACCGCCAGCGACGACCTGGTCGCCCTGGTGCACGGCAAGCTCGACATCATGTCCGCGGTGGCGTCCCG encodes:
- the steA gene encoding putative cytokinetic ring protein SteA — protein: MRLPTLRRSRNAEPGSILGTARLDRRTKRLVGRLRPGDIAVIDHVDLDRVAADSLVAVGVAAVLNAKPSVSGRYPNLGPEVLVAAGIPLLDDLGESVFEQVREGDLVRIEGNTVFVGAEPVTHGALQDAETVAKSMADAREGLSVQLEAFAANTMDYLRQERDLLLDGVGVPEIQTQVQGRHCLIVVRGYDYKADLDVLRPYIREFKPVLIGVDGGADALVEAGYTPDMIIGDMDSVTDDVLRCGAEVIVHAYPDGRAPGLARVNGLGVPAITFPAAATSEDLAMLLADEKGASLLVAVGTHATLVEFLDKGRGGMASTFLTRLKVGGKLVDAKGVSRLYRQSISGSSLLLLVLSAVAAMASAVAVSTVGKAYLGVVSEWWDNFVFQLGQLF
- the recN gene encoding DNA repair protein RecN, producing the protein MLEELRITGLGVIEDTTLPLAGGMNVITGETGAGKTMVVTGLGLLFGGRADAGRVRAQPGRALVEGRLRLRGRVAESVHARIVDAGGEPDDDGSLLLSRSVTIEGRSRAHLGGRSMPVATLGEVGEQVLAVHGQSDQLRLLRPAEQRAALDRFAGGEHEKLLDGLREAYGRWRAVVDDLADRRRNARERSQEADLLRLGLDEITRVDPQPGEDDELKAEAQRLEHAEGLRTAAQLAQQCVAGGVEATDDTPDAAVLLGTARRTLEAQAGTDPALGELAARLEEAATLVTDVAAELSTYLTALDADPARLQTLYERRAALRALTRKYADDVDGVVAWAERARTRLSDLDTSDELLDELDREAARLAGEVADLAGRVSASRQEAAVRFAEQVTVELAGLAMPHARIEVAVLPRPAGRAEPSLPVNGAEAGVGPDGADEVELRLLAHPGAPALPLQRGASGGELSRVMLAIEVVFAGSGGPPTLVFDEVDAGVGGQAAVEIGRRLARLARSHQVLVVTHLPQVAAFADRHLVVAKDTGGAVTTSGVRVVEDTERSRELARMLAGLPDSDLGIAHAEELLAVAAKERRP
- a CDS encoding phasin family protein, with translation MQDAWRAYLELAMGLTEAPRKKAQDAVKRVVGQGGVTAGQLQSLAEELVATGLANREALTKLVRFEVDRALGAVGLATADEVAELTRRVHDLERQLREARTVPVPAAAGTSAPPAADAGSRSDAGSRPDAGSRPDAGSRPGAASPAGSAPATKAVAKKAVAKKAIAKKPAATVARTPADGAPATPARPAKKTAGRPAAAS
- the murJ gene encoding murein biosynthesis integral membrane protein MurJ, producing the protein MTKPAPLAAAGRVAGAAALIAVLTVVSRLAGFGRTAVFTWTLSTSDLGGAYLVANYVPNFIFEIVAGGALASLVVPLLAGAVEAGDRRAVAATTGALLTWTLSLLVPLAVLVAVFADPLMGLLGHGLSEAQQASGARMLRLFAPQLPLYGVGIVLTGVLQAHRRFAWPVIAPLLSSVTVIAVYLSFTAVEGLGATIGEAGRAGELLLAGGTTLGVVVLSLSLLIPLRRLRLRPRPGYRFPADARARVGGLVVAGVVTVAAQQIALAVTLNQVTYGRTADVVVYNLAQTVYFLPWAVLAVPLAIAAYPTLVAARASGDERAYRDTLAPAVRGVVLFSLLGAAALVGVAIPVGHFFFADPVAARTAAAGIAGFAPGLLGYGLFAVLTRALYARGETRSAAVATALGWLSVPVLAILLGQVLPLADRVLAVTLATSAGMVLLGALLVAAVRRAAGPRALAGLGRAAAAGLLAAVVAAAGGAATAGGLAGATGGTPTTFEALAQGMLSGVVVGVLFLAVAWLTDARDLRPLLAAVTRRLRRRRAAGPADGPSAGQHPGDRGDGKETVSS
- a CDS encoding copper transporter gives rise to the protein MINFRYHVVSLTAVFLALAIGLVVGTAALNGPVADSLRENVNGLRKDNSLMRQSVNSMQKQLETEEDFAAEMAEVVLPGKLTGRRVVVVSLPSGRDQTEGVVKMLRTAGADVTGRVDVQDKFINPDSNNNLLELAVTAARPNSASTTNLPGNGHGVETSSALLANVLLDRPAGSPAVSETDRRSVLQQYAAAGYLTPEDKISGPAEAVVLVTGQPYVDKDSAKKDESVVKIADMFDRAGALVIAGMGSTGGNVVAVVRGDPTLSQTISTVDNANTVQGQLVTSLALAEQVGGKKVGQYGVGDNAASRLPKLPQ
- a CDS encoding SCP2 sterol-binding domain-containing protein is translated as MASVDDCRQALQDLADRLDRHVEAQGRIDLDRTLACRITDLDTAFHGRLEGGRLLGLTDGDDPKAKIALSTASDDLVALVHGKLDIMSAVASRRVSVKANPFDLMKLRKLL
- a CDS encoding TlyA family RNA methyltransferase, producing MARRTRLDAELVRRGLARSREQAAALVEAGRVQLRGVPARKAAAMVDPADPLLVTGEDPAEDYVSRGGHKLAGALAAFAPGGLAVADRRCLDAGASTGGFTDVLLRAGAAEVVAVDVGYGQLAWPLRTDERVRVFERTNVRTLTPEAIGGPVELTVADLSFISLRLVLPALAACTAAEGDLALMVKPQFEVGKERVGAGGVVRDPALRAEAVLDVAAAAARLDLGLADVAASPLPGPSGNVEFFVWLRRGAPAADPDRVRAVVAAGPQGAAATAATTEEVSG
- a CDS encoding NAD kinase; the protein is MSRTALLVTHTGRRRSTEHARAVAADLIANGFEVRVVAEEADDLDLPGVVPVTGPEAADGAEIVFALGGDGTFLRAAELARPAKAPLLGINLGKVGFLAEAEINDLDTAVRDVVGRNYTVDERLTLDVTAEFDGGPTIESWALNEISVEKGERAQMLELLVDVDGRPLSRYGCDGVVCATPTGSTAYAFSGGGPVVWPEVEALLLVPISAHALFSRPLVTAPTSTFAITVDPFTTLAVLCCDGRRVYDLPPGARVTVRRGALPVRIVRLRARPFTDRLVAKFDLPVQGWRGNRR